In Novosphingobium resinovorum, the following are encoded in one genomic region:
- the hslU gene encoding ATP-dependent protease ATPase subunit HslU encodes MNDNLTPKAIVAALDAHIVGQTEAKKAVAVALRNRWRRQRLGADLRDEVTPKNILMIGPTGCGKTEISRRLAKLAEAPFVKVEATKFTEVGYVGRDVEQIARDLVEEAIRIEKERRRESVREAASKAAMDRLLNALVGDGASEATRAAFHQRITENAMNDTEVEIEVEDAPSGPMEIPGMGGSVGMINLGDIMGKLGGQRMKRRKMKVPDAWDKLVDEESEKRLDQDDVARVALANAEHNGIVFLDEIDKIAVSDVRGGSVSREGVQRDLLPLIEGTTVATKYGPMKTDHVLFIASGAFHVAKPSDMLPELQGRLPIRVELKALTEADFVRILSETRANLIAQYKALLGTEQVTVEVTADAIDEIAKIAAQVNESVENIGARRLQTVMEKLLEELSFEAEDRKGETVTIDRTYVQDKLSGLAGNADLSKYIL; translated from the coding sequence ATGAACGACAACCTGACCCCCAAGGCGATCGTCGCCGCGCTCGACGCGCACATCGTCGGCCAGACCGAAGCCAAGAAAGCCGTCGCCGTCGCGCTGCGCAACCGCTGGCGCCGCCAGCGCCTCGGCGCCGACCTGCGGGACGAGGTGACGCCCAAGAACATCCTGATGATCGGCCCGACGGGCTGCGGCAAGACCGAGATCAGCCGCCGTCTCGCCAAGCTGGCCGAAGCGCCCTTCGTGAAGGTGGAAGCCACCAAGTTCACCGAGGTCGGCTACGTCGGCCGCGACGTCGAGCAGATCGCCCGCGATCTCGTCGAGGAAGCGATCCGCATCGAGAAGGAGCGCCGCCGCGAATCCGTGCGCGAGGCGGCGAGCAAGGCGGCGATGGACCGGCTGCTCAATGCCCTCGTCGGCGATGGCGCCTCGGAGGCGACGCGCGCCGCCTTCCACCAGCGCATCACCGAAAACGCCATGAACGACACCGAGGTGGAGATCGAGGTGGAGGATGCGCCCTCCGGCCCGATGGAAATTCCCGGCATGGGCGGCTCGGTCGGCATGATCAATCTCGGCGACATCATGGGCAAGCTGGGCGGCCAGCGCATGAAGCGCCGCAAGATGAAGGTGCCCGACGCCTGGGACAAGCTGGTCGACGAGGAATCGGAAAAGCGGCTCGATCAGGATGACGTCGCCCGCGTGGCGCTCGCCAATGCCGAGCACAACGGCATCGTCTTCCTCGACGAGATCGACAAGATCGCCGTCTCGGACGTGCGCGGCGGTTCGGTCAGCCGCGAAGGCGTGCAGCGCGACCTGCTGCCGCTGATCGAGGGCACCACGGTCGCCACCAAGTACGGCCCGATGAAGACCGACCACGTCCTGTTCATCGCCAGCGGCGCCTTCCACGTCGCCAAGCCGAGCGACATGCTGCCCGAACTGCAGGGACGCCTGCCGATCCGCGTCGAACTCAAGGCGCTGACCGAGGCGGATTTCGTGCGCATCCTGTCGGAAACGCGTGCCAACCTCATCGCGCAGTACAAGGCGCTGCTCGGCACCGAGCAGGTCACGGTCGAGGTCACTGCCGACGCCATCGACGAGATCGCCAAGATCGCCGCGCAAGTGAACGAGAGCGTTGAGAACATCGGCGCCCGCCGTCTGCAGACGGTGATGGAAAAGCTGCTTGAGGAACTCAGCTTCGAGGCCGAGGACCGCAAGGGCGAGACGGTGACGATCGACCGCACTTACGTGCAGGACAAGCTGTCCGGCCTCGCGGGCAACGCGGATCTGTCGAAGTACATTCTCTGA
- the hslV gene encoding ATP-dependent protease subunit HslV — protein MNNDGASHGLIQWHGTTIIGVRKGGKTVIAGDGQVSMGNTVMKPNARKVRRIGEGGKVIAGFAGATADAFTLFERLERKLEQYRGQLMRAAVELAKDWRTDKYLRNLEALMIVADADTLLVLTGNGDVLEPEGAAGGDSQITAIGSGGNYALAAARAIDAYESDAETIARKAMQVAADICVFTNDRVTVETI, from the coding sequence ATGAACAACGACGGGGCGAGCCACGGCCTCATTCAGTGGCACGGAACGACCATCATCGGCGTACGCAAGGGCGGCAAGACCGTCATCGCTGGCGATGGTCAGGTTTCCATGGGCAACACGGTGATGAAGCCGAACGCCCGCAAGGTCCGGCGCATCGGAGAAGGCGGCAAGGTCATCGCCGGCTTCGCGGGCGCCACTGCCGACGCATTCACTCTCTTCGAGCGCCTCGAACGCAAGCTGGAGCAGTATCGCGGCCAGCTGATGCGCGCGGCCGTCGAACTCGCCAAGGACTGGCGCACCGACAAGTACCTGCGCAACCTCGAGGCGCTGATGATCGTCGCCGATGCCGACACCCTGCTGGTGCTCACCGGCAATGGCGACGTGCTGGAGCCCGAGGGCGCGGCCGGGGGCGACAGCCAGATCACCGCGATCGGCTCGGGTGGCAACTATGCGCTTGCCGCCGCCCGTGCGATCGATGCCTATGAAAGCGACGCCGAGACGATTGCGCGCAAGGCCATGCAGGTCGCCGCCGACATCTGCGTCTTCACCAACGACCGCGTGACGGTCGAGACCATCTGA
- a CDS encoding GFA family protein, translated as MKLEGGCQCGAVRYSVEGQPQHVALCHCADCQKSSGAPTVAWAAYAAGEFAVTAGKPSSYSSNGDAVRHFCPTCGSGLYYVNEAVLPGLADIQVVTLDDPGALQPQAQIQVAERVGWMKDAASLPEFERYPG; from the coding sequence ATGAAGCTCGAAGGTGGATGCCAGTGCGGCGCCGTGCGTTACAGCGTTGAGGGGCAGCCGCAGCATGTCGCGCTTTGCCACTGCGCCGATTGCCAGAAGTCCTCCGGAGCGCCGACCGTCGCGTGGGCGGCTTATGCGGCCGGTGAGTTCGCGGTGACTGCAGGAAAGCCTTCGTCGTACAGCTCCAACGGTGACGCAGTCCGCCACTTCTGCCCGACGTGCGGATCGGGGCTCTATTACGTCAACGAAGCGGTGCTGCCCGGACTGGCGGATATTCAGGTGGTCACACTGGACGATCCCGGGGCATTGCAGCCGCAAGCCCAGATTCAGGTAGCCGAACGCGTCGGTTGGATGAAGGATGCTGCAAGCCTGCCTGAGTTCGAGCGTTATCCGGGGTGA
- a CDS encoding retroviral-like aspartic protease family protein: MSGMSMALAMLIANPVILGATPAPISQAAQPGEAPQGDVVQGDADAHLRMTVAVAVHGVGPYRFLIDTGSQRTVVSTTLAGALGLVQGPQVRVVGIAGAHDVATARVESITVGPRAFYDLTVPLLERANMGADGILGTDSLQHQRVLLDFARNTIAIGDMAETGGARGFEIVVRAKQRSGRLILTDALVDGVRTDVIIDTGASGTIGNRALQDALTKKRRQAMLKGSVSSVTGQDLAVDLGVADKLELGGIGVTNVVIAYADAPAFGELKLGRKPAMFLGMRELRAFKRVAIDFTKRKVSFDLVGTP; the protein is encoded by the coding sequence ATGTCGGGAATGAGCATGGCGCTGGCGATGCTGATCGCCAATCCCGTTATCCTCGGGGCGACCCCTGCCCCGATCTCGCAGGCGGCGCAGCCCGGCGAGGCGCCGCAGGGCGACGTGGTGCAAGGCGATGCAGACGCCCACTTGCGCATGACGGTGGCGGTCGCCGTCCACGGGGTCGGCCCCTATCGCTTCCTCATCGACACCGGGTCTCAGCGCACGGTCGTTTCCACCACGTTGGCGGGAGCGCTTGGGCTGGTGCAGGGACCGCAAGTGCGCGTGGTCGGAATAGCCGGGGCGCACGACGTCGCCACAGCCCGGGTCGAGTCGATCACGGTCGGCCCCCGGGCCTTCTACGACCTGACCGTACCTCTGCTCGAGCGTGCAAACATGGGCGCCGACGGCATTCTCGGCACTGACAGCCTGCAGCACCAGCGTGTCCTGCTCGATTTCGCGCGCAACACCATCGCCATCGGCGACATGGCGGAGACCGGCGGCGCGCGCGGCTTCGAGATTGTCGTGCGCGCCAAGCAACGGTCCGGCCGCCTTATCCTCACCGATGCACTGGTCGATGGCGTCCGCACCGACGTCATCATCGACACCGGTGCCAGCGGAACGATCGGCAACCGCGCCTTGCAGGACGCGCTGACGAAAAAGCGGCGACAGGCGATGCTCAAGGGATCGGTATCGAGTGTTACCGGCCAGGACCTTGCCGTCGATCTCGGCGTGGCTGACAAGCTGGAACTGGGCGGGATCGGCGTCACCAACGTCGTGATCGCCTATGCCGACGCCCCCGCTTTCGGCGAACTGAAGCTCGGGCGCAAGCCGGCGATGTTCCTCGGAATGCGCGAGTTGCGGGCCTTCAAGCGGGTCGCCATCGACTTCACGAAGCGCAAGGTGTCGTTCGATCTGGTCGGGACGCCCTGA
- a CDS encoding oligosaccharide flippase family protein: protein MSIDIETQPAETSAIDAGRGTGSVKSAALWAAASQYTQFVLQFATSVIVSRFFLKPEEIGLFSVALAAAMILSVIQDFGLTRYLGRHPTADEDTVRHCTVIAAGFSFLLAALIMAIAWPVSRFYAEPKLFPILGLIAASYLLNPWSIVPVALLSRRLDFRGTFIVNATGSVTNSACALTLAALGFSATSLAWAMIAQAGARAVAAQLQRPTPPSLRVRRERAREIIGFGSGSALLYLSGGIGMRTPDLIVGRMQGMTAAGLFSRGVALATQLHYLVAGAVSSIYYPTFARLRDEGKDLGPYYERVVAAHGAIVWPAMALLAVLSEPVILLLYGPGWAEAAPLLALVALAECCFVALPLHMDLPILLGRLRSLLWFNLADTALSVATLAAGAAIGVEAAAASRLVYGLGWFFLYAFWLQRLIGFRWRATLRVYVSSALVAVVTMAPAIYAVTVWRSPATLGFVGLVIAGTASVLAWAAAIALVRHPARDDIAGMVGHVLGPIRVRLRPSQG from the coding sequence ATGTCGATCGATATCGAAACGCAGCCCGCCGAAACCAGCGCGATTGACGCAGGCCGGGGAACCGGCAGCGTCAAGTCAGCGGCGCTCTGGGCGGCGGCAAGCCAGTACACGCAATTCGTGCTCCAGTTCGCAACCTCGGTCATCGTCTCGCGCTTCTTCCTGAAGCCCGAGGAGATCGGGCTGTTCTCGGTGGCGTTGGCAGCTGCGATGATCCTGTCGGTGATCCAGGACTTCGGCCTCACCCGCTATCTCGGCCGCCATCCCACTGCCGACGAGGATACCGTACGGCATTGCACCGTGATCGCGGCAGGCTTCTCGTTCCTGCTCGCCGCCCTGATCATGGCGATCGCATGGCCGGTTTCGCGCTTCTATGCAGAGCCGAAGCTGTTTCCCATACTTGGGCTAATCGCGGCGTCCTACCTGCTCAATCCCTGGAGCATCGTTCCGGTGGCACTGCTGTCGCGGCGGCTCGACTTCAGGGGCACGTTCATCGTCAACGCGACCGGATCGGTGACGAACAGCGCCTGCGCATTGACGTTGGCGGCGCTGGGATTTTCGGCGACCTCGCTGGCCTGGGCGATGATCGCACAGGCCGGCGCGCGAGCCGTCGCCGCTCAGCTCCAGCGCCCGACCCCGCCGAGCCTTCGCGTGCGGCGCGAGCGGGCGCGCGAGATCATCGGCTTCGGCTCCGGCAGCGCGCTGCTCTACCTCTCCGGAGGGATCGGCATGCGCACGCCCGACCTCATCGTCGGGCGGATGCAGGGGATGACGGCGGCGGGCCTGTTCAGCCGCGGTGTCGCGCTGGCCACGCAGCTCCATTACCTCGTCGCGGGAGCGGTAAGTTCGATCTATTATCCCACGTTCGCGCGGCTGCGGGACGAGGGCAAGGACCTTGGCCCCTACTACGAGCGCGTAGTCGCGGCACATGGCGCGATCGTCTGGCCCGCGATGGCGCTGCTCGCGGTCTTAAGCGAGCCGGTTATCCTTTTGCTCTATGGCCCGGGCTGGGCCGAGGCGGCGCCACTGCTCGCCCTGGTCGCGCTGGCCGAGTGCTGTTTCGTTGCCCTGCCGCTGCATATGGACCTGCCGATCCTGCTGGGACGCTTGAGGAGCCTGCTCTGGTTCAATCTGGCCGATACGGCGCTTTCGGTCGCCACCCTGGCGGCCGGTGCGGCGATCGGCGTGGAGGCCGCCGCCGCCTCGCGGCTCGTCTACGGGCTCGGGTGGTTCTTCCTCTACGCGTTCTGGCTGCAGAGGCTGATCGGCTTCCGGTGGCGTGCCACCCTGCGGGTCTATGTATCGAGCGCCCTCGTCGCGGTAGTGACGATGGCTCCAGCTATTTATGCCGTCACCGTATGGAGATCGCCGGCAACGCTCGGCTTCGTCGGCCTGGTGATCGCGGGCACGGCGTCGGTGCTCGCGTGGGCTGCCGCCATCGCGCTGGTGCGGCACCCCGCACGCGACGATATCGCGGGCATGGTCGGCCACGTGCTCGGACCAATCCGCGTGCGACTGCGACCGAGCCAAGGCTGA
- a CDS encoding ABCB family ABC transporter ATP-binding protein/permease — protein MPPDTAVRDSNARHDGWRTLLRFMPYLWPRDNPALRWRIVWACVFIVLSTATQLVLPYMMKWAVDLMGTTGPKLVQLTMLMVLGYSAGRLAQTGFDNLRNIVFEKVGQDATRELAENVFGQLHRLSLRFHLARRTGEVTKTIERGTKSIDTMLYFMLFNIAPTILQLLVVGVIFWVNFGPGLVAATALAIAAYIWVTRVITEWRTALREQMNRLDGQALARAVDSLLNYETVKYFSAEKREEERYARATRAYAVAAVKSENSLGMLNIAQGVVVNLLMAGALAWTVYGWWRGNYTAGQLVFVQTYLTQLFRPLDMLGMVYRTIRQGLIDMAEMFRLLDTPVEVPDAPGAPALVIRRPSIVFDDVVFGYEPDRTILHGLSFEVPAGQAFAIVGPSGAGKSTIARLLYRFYDPLSGRILIDGQDIRQVAQTSLRAAIGIVPQDSVLFNDTIGYNIGYGRDGAEAHEIETAARGAALMGLIDRLPQGFETEVGERGLKLSGGEKQRVAIARTLVKNPPILILDEATSALDTRTEQDILATLHRVAEHRTSLSIAHRLSTIADADRILVLNEGKLAESGTHSELLRRDGLYAEMWTRQAAEAEAMNEAAE, from the coding sequence ATGCCTCCCGATACCGCCGTCCGCGATTCCAATGCCCGCCACGATGGCTGGCGCACCCTCCTGCGCTTCATGCCGTACCTGTGGCCACGCGACAATCCGGCACTGCGCTGGCGGATCGTCTGGGCCTGTGTATTCATCGTGCTGTCCACGGCGACGCAGCTGGTGCTGCCTTACATGATGAAGTGGGCGGTCGACCTGATGGGCACGACCGGGCCAAAGCTGGTCCAACTGACCATGCTTATGGTGCTTGGCTATTCGGCCGGACGGCTGGCGCAGACCGGCTTCGACAACTTGCGCAACATCGTGTTCGAGAAGGTCGGGCAGGACGCGACGCGCGAACTGGCGGAGAACGTGTTCGGCCAGTTGCACCGCCTTTCGCTGCGCTTTCACCTCGCCCGTCGCACCGGCGAGGTGACCAAGACCATTGAGCGCGGGACCAAGAGCATCGACACGATGCTCTATTTCATGCTGTTCAACATTGCCCCCACGATCCTGCAATTGCTGGTGGTGGGCGTGATCTTCTGGGTCAATTTCGGCCCCGGCCTGGTCGCTGCGACGGCGCTCGCCATCGCCGCCTACATCTGGGTCACGCGCGTCATCACCGAGTGGCGGACAGCGCTGCGCGAGCAGATGAACCGGCTCGACGGACAGGCCCTCGCCCGCGCCGTCGATTCGCTGCTGAACTACGAGACGGTGAAGTACTTTTCCGCCGAGAAGCGCGAGGAGGAGCGCTACGCGCGGGCGACCCGGGCTTATGCCGTTGCTGCCGTGAAGAGCGAAAACTCGCTCGGCATGCTCAACATCGCGCAAGGCGTGGTGGTGAACCTGCTCATGGCGGGCGCTCTTGCGTGGACGGTCTACGGCTGGTGGCGCGGCAATTATACGGCGGGCCAGTTGGTCTTCGTGCAGACCTACCTTACGCAGCTGTTCCGGCCACTCGACATGCTCGGCATGGTCTATCGCACGATACGGCAGGGCCTGATCGACATGGCGGAGATGTTTCGCCTGCTCGACACCCCGGTCGAAGTGCCCGACGCTCCCGGAGCGCCCGCGCTGGTCATTCGCCGGCCTTCCATCGTTTTCGACGACGTCGTCTTCGGCTACGAACCGGATCGCACCATCCTGCATGGCCTGTCGTTCGAGGTGCCTGCGGGACAGGCGTTCGCCATCGTCGGCCCTTCCGGCGCGGGCAAATCGACGATCGCGCGGCTGCTCTATCGCTTCTACGATCCGCTTTCGGGCCGTATCCTGATCGACGGCCAGGATATCCGGCAAGTCGCACAGACCAGCTTGCGGGCCGCGATAGGCATCGTCCCGCAGGACTCGGTGCTGTTCAACGACACGATCGGCTACAACATCGGCTACGGTCGCGATGGTGCCGAGGCTCACGAAATCGAGACGGCAGCACGCGGCGCCGCGCTGATGGGCCTGATCGACCGGCTGCCGCAGGGTTTCGAAACCGAAGTCGGCGAACGCGGCCTCAAGCTCTCGGGCGGCGAGAAGCAGCGCGTCGCAATCGCGCGAACACTGGTCAAGAATCCGCCGATCCTGATTCTCGACGAGGCGACCAGTGCGCTCGACACCCGGACCGAGCAGGATATCCTCGCCACCTTGCACCGCGTGGCCGAGCATCGCACTTCGCTATCGATCGCGCACCGCCTCTCGACCATTGCGGACGCCGATCGCATCCTCGTCCTCAACGAAGGGAAGCTGGCCGAGAGCGGCACCCATTCCGAACTGCTGCGCCGCGACGGCCTCTACGCCGAAATGTGGACGCGCCAGGCCGCCGAGGCGGAGGCCATGAACGAAGCGGCCGAATGA
- a CDS encoding DUF1737 domain-containing protein, protein MYQTPEDRPVYRLLTGADDRAFCERVSEALAQGWRLYGSPSLSWDTAENCMKAAQAVVWHEADVVR, encoded by the coding sequence ATGTACCAGACCCCGGAAGATCGTCCTGTATACCGCCTGCTCACGGGAGCGGACGACCGCGCTTTCTGTGAGCGCGTGTCGGAAGCGCTGGCGCAGGGCTGGCGGCTCTACGGCTCGCCGTCATTGTCGTGGGATACGGCGGAAAATTGCATGAAGGCGGCCCAGGCCGTCGTCTGGCACGAGGCCGACGTCGTCAGGTAA
- a CDS encoding glycosyltransferase family 2 protein, translated as MPTPAISVAMSVFNGERFLASAIESVLAQDFSDFEFLIVDDGSSDGSAAMLREYAGKDSRIRPIVRENRGLVASLNEMIETARAPIIARMDADDICRPDRFGRQIAFLANHPDYGVVGSWSEDIGEDSEKLVRSGADHPETHEELLGAIEVGGQLICHPAAMYRRDVVRSVGGYHAAFRHCEDLDLWLRLSSVTRLGNIPERLLRYRRYPGQVSSRHATEQQIGTAVAQVAWRERRAGRPDPTAALDRLPPIDELDSLFGRPGISRQVREQVALGLLYSASAMRDEGFDLLVSHLRDGGRRDGMWRTVARLVRFGEPVRALRLAATLTTSTSA; from the coding sequence ATGCCGACACCGGCGATCAGCGTGGCCATGAGCGTCTTCAACGGCGAGCGCTTTCTTGCGTCCGCAATCGAAAGCGTGCTGGCGCAAGATTTCAGCGATTTCGAATTCCTCATCGTCGATGACGGGTCCAGCGACGGGTCGGCCGCCATGCTGCGGGAATACGCCGGGAAAGATTCGCGCATCCGGCCGATCGTTCGGGAAAATCGCGGTCTCGTGGCCAGCCTCAACGAGATGATCGAGACCGCCCGGGCGCCGATCATCGCCCGCATGGACGCCGACGACATTTGCAGGCCGGATCGCTTCGGCAGACAAATCGCCTTCCTGGCGAACCATCCGGACTATGGCGTCGTTGGCAGCTGGAGCGAAGACATCGGCGAGGATAGTGAGAAACTTGTCCGCTCCGGTGCCGATCATCCCGAAACCCATGAGGAACTGCTCGGCGCCATCGAGGTCGGAGGGCAACTGATTTGCCACCCGGCCGCGATGTATCGCCGCGACGTCGTGCGCTCGGTCGGCGGATATCACGCCGCATTCAGGCATTGCGAGGACCTAGACCTGTGGCTGCGGCTTTCGAGCGTGACCAGGCTGGGCAATATCCCCGAGCGCCTGCTTCGGTATCGGCGCTATCCCGGACAGGTTTCGTCCCGTCACGCAACCGAACAGCAGATAGGCACCGCCGTGGCGCAAGTCGCCTGGCGCGAACGCAGGGCCGGACGCCCGGACCCGACGGCCGCCCTCGACCGACTGCCGCCAATCGACGAACTGGACTCGCTGTTCGGCCGGCCGGGTATTTCCCGGCAGGTCCGCGAGCAGGTTGCGCTGGGCCTGCTCTATTCGGCAAGCGCGATGCGCGACGAAGGCTTCGATCTTCTGGTGAGCCATTTGCGCGATGGCGGACGCCGTGACGGCATGTGGCGTACCGTGGCCCGGCTGGTGCGTTTCGGGGAGCCGGTGCGTGCACTGCGCCTCGCCGCCACGCTGACCACCTCGACCTCGGCCTGA
- a CDS encoding phytanoyl-CoA dioxygenase family protein, with protein sequence MSNRRFPVIDEMLTVRIHIDPVDDENAPLLVALGSHRFGRIPAPAVEQIAQGLQKHVCLADAGDVWFYRTPILHASNAARPGRRRRVLQVDYAIGALPSGLEWLGI encoded by the coding sequence ATGTCGAACCGCCGTTTTCCGGTAATCGATGAAATGCTGACTGTGCGCATCCATATCGACCCGGTGGACGATGAAAACGCGCCTCTGCTTGTCGCTCTGGGCTCACATCGATTTGGGCGGATACCCGCGCCAGCCGTGGAGCAGATTGCGCAGGGTCTGCAGAAGCATGTCTGTCTGGCGGATGCTGGAGACGTCTGGTTCTATCGGACGCCTATCCTGCATGCCTCGAATGCCGCACGTCCGGGCCGCAGGAGGAGGGTTTTGCAGGTCGATTATGCGATCGGGGCTTTGCCGTCCGGTCTGGAGTGGCTAGGCATCTGA